The segment TGCGTCGCGTCCAAAGACCACAATTCCAGCCCGATCCTTGCGTACTTCGTCGCGATGCCGGCGCACGTTGCGGATCACATAGTCCAACATCACTTGGCGTTTCGCCGCAGGAATGCTTTCCGATTGATCCAACAAGTACATCACCGTCACGCGGTCGCTGACCCAAACCATTTGCACACCGGCAATCGCAAATACGATCGCCGTCCAAACGACCGTTCGCAACAGCAACGTTAACGCCCGTCGAACACTACCGAGCACTGCAAGCGACGCAAACCCAACCCACCACAAAAGCGGCAGTGCCAATAGCAACCACAAATAGCCGGGGTGGTCGAAGCCAAGGCGGAAGGGAAGCATTATCGATCACCGTCACTGGAAGAGTTCGGAAGCGGCGTGGCGCCCAAGGCAACGGAATCTCCAATGCCGGGCGGGCCGTACATGACCGCGGCTGCGACCGTGGCTGCCATCCCTAAGATACCCACCACGAGGATCGAAAGGGTGACTGCAATCGCCGGAGCAGCTAAAACGTCTGTTTCGTCCTCGGGCGACATTACGATCATCACGACACTGATCACGTTGTTGACAAAGTGCCCAAGCATCGCTGGAAAAAGCGATCCGCTGCGGTACGACACGATGCCCAGAAAAACGCCCATCGGAAACACCGCGACCACGTGGACCAAATCCATATGAAAGGCGGCGAATAAAAACGAAGCGACAAAGCCCCCGACCAGCGGGCTGAAGGATCGAACTAGCCGCGTTTGGATGTATCCACGGAATAAGATCTCTTCACAAATCGCAGGCGTGGCACCGATCATCAGCGCCAGTGGAACCAGAAACCCGTTCTGTCCATGAATCCGAAAAACGCCCGACATTTCCTTCAGCCCGTCACTTTCCTCCAAGAACAGTCCCACTAAGATCCCCGAGACCAGTCCAACCAACGGAGTTGCCAGTGCTGATCCGATCCAAGCCCATGTCGGCCAAGTGCCGCGGACCAAACCTAATCGCCTGGTCATCGGCTCGGGTGACAGGCGTGCGGCGGCAAGCGGCACGGCCACCAACGCGAACTGCGGCATCACGAACAGCAGCAACAATCCCCAACGAGATTCGAACAACGTAGCCATCGTGGCGGCGGAACCCAAAATCTCGAACGATACTTCGCCATAGACGATCCAAACCGCCGCCAGCGCTAACACCGTGCTGGCGAACAAGAATGCAGCCCCTGATGCTGCGATTACGACGAGCGTCGTCCACCATCGTGGTCGCACAGGCGATCCATCCGGATGATTATCCGGCAATGGATTGACTAAGGTGGCAAGAATGGGCTCTTCGAACTCACCGGCGTGTTCGTCGGTTGCATGATAAGGATTCATAAAACCCAGTGTAAGGTTTCGAGTTGCCTGGCGCGCCGCGGTCGTAAACTGTGCAGCCAGCCTGTTGCTGAACGAATCAACAAAAGGTCCTGCTAAGCAAGTCCCATCGTTTCGGGCTTGCCAAACATGACGTTCATGTTTTGGATCGCCGCACCGCTGGCCCCCTTGGCTAGGTTGTCGATCACACACACCAACACTGCCCGATCACCGCAATCTCGCACCGTCATTTGGACATAGTTTGTACCGGCAACATGCTTCGTGGCGGGCAAGTGATCGACGACATTCACGAACGGGCTGCCCGCGTACTGATCACGCAGACACTGCATCATTTCATCGACCGAGTGACCGTTTTTGCGAACATAGATCGTCGACAGAATGCCACGATCCATGGGGGTCAAGTGAGGCGTGAACAACGTCTGCACCGGAGCACCGGCGATGCGGCTGACCAAGTCGTTGATTTCCGGTCCATGGCGATGGCTGCCAACGGCATAGGCAGCAATCGACTCGTTCGTTTCGCAGTACAGCGTCGCAACCTTTGCGCTGCGACCAGCACCGCTAACGCCACTCTTTGAATCCACAATGATGTCGGTGGTTTCAATCAGTCCCGACTTGACCAGCGGCGAAAGCGGCAAGATCGCGGACGTTGGATAGCAACCGGGGTTGGCGACGACGTCCGCCGTCGCAATCTCATCGGCAAAAAATTCGGGCATCCCGTAGACCGTCTTGCCGACTCGTTCGGGCCAGGGATGCTTGACGCCGTACCATTTTTCATACACCTCAAGCGACGACAAGCGAAAGTCGGCGCTAAAGTCGATCACTCGAACATCATGCTGGACCAACGCGTGGACCGTTTCGGCCGATGCGCCGTGCGGCAGACAACACATCACGACGTCACACTTGCCCGCAATCGTTTTCGCGTCCAAATTCTCGATCGGCACGTCACAACGTCCCGCCAACGACGGGTGAACTTCGGCAAGAGTGTTGCCGTCTTCGGCACGACTGGTTGCGGCAACCACTTCGGCTTCGGGGTGGGCCATCAATAGTCGAGCGACTTCCAGAGCCGTGTATCCGGTTGCGCCGGCGATGCCTACTTTGATTTTTGTCATGGTTTTAAAAAAAGGATTTTCAGGTCAATGTCGTCGAAACCATCACTACAGAATGTCTGGATCCGCCGAACGTTCGTCTGCGGTCAAGTCGTACATGTCGCGAATCAGTTGTTTGTCACAATCTCGCTGCTCAACTTTTCGCCGCGAAAACATTCGCTTTTGGGTGTTGATCATCACGTCGGCAGGCAACAGTGATGTTTGGCCGAACAAGCGTGCGTAGTTCACATAGCTTGGCACATTGGAAGTGACAAACCCGTACATCATGCTGCAAACACCGATCACTTTTCCGGTGAAGATGCTTGTGTTGATCGCAGTCTTGGAATAATCACCGACGAAGCAACCCAGAAACTGCATTCCCGTCGCGGTCTTTCGATCCCCGTAGGTGATGTTGATTTTGCCGTAGGTGTTTTTTAGATCGCTATTGCACGTACCCGCCCCCAGATTGATCCAACTGCCCAGGTAACTGTGCCCCAAGAAACCATGGTGTTGTTTGTTGGTGTACGGCTCGATCACGGACGCTTCGACTTCGCCACCAATCTTTGTCGTGTGCCCCAGCGAAACACCGTCTTTGAGCGCCGAATGCTCGATCACTCGAGTTCCCGCGCCAGCGTGAACGGGCCCCGACAGATAGCAGAACGGACCAACTTTGACATTGTCTTCGAAGATGATGGGGCCCGCGGAGGTGTCGACTGCCGCGTACTGGCCAATCTGAACGCCTTGGCCGACGAACACACCGTCCGATGTTTCAGTGTAACGGCCTAATTCCAGTCGCCGATTCATCGATGTCGCCATCTCTTTCATGTGGCAAGCGATGATATCATGCGGCCAACAGAATGCAGCAAGCTTGT is part of the Rubripirellula reticaptiva genome and harbors:
- a CDS encoding putative sugar nucleotidyl transferase, encoding MQIICFEDDRVDQLRPIAIARPAYAITSASFCLVDWLKRLPGKLTGSVRPYLQVIQQLDHGIDRVPDTIDDADGVLLVNARVMPTVEQEKTLGELVKLGRSGIVVDGEDGSILAARMTAADVASVDADETYSLIERLLAKAGQLDRLEHKLAAFCWPHDIIACHMKEMATSMNRRLELGRYTETSDGVFVGQGVQIGQYAAVDTSAGPIIFEDNVKVGPFCYLSGPVHAGAGTRVIEHSALKDGVSLGHTTKIGGEVEASVIEPYTNKQHHGFLGHSYLGSWINLGAGTCNSDLKNTYGKINITYGDRKTATGMQFLGCFVGDYSKTAINTSIFTGKVIGVCSMMYGFVTSNVPSYVNYARLFGQTSLLPADVMINTQKRMFSRRKVEQRDCDKQLIRDMYDLTADERSADPDIL
- the argC gene encoding N-acetyl-gamma-glutamyl-phosphate reductase, with amino-acid sequence MTKIKVGIAGATGYTALEVARLLMAHPEAEVVAATSRAEDGNTLAEVHPSLAGRCDVPIENLDAKTIAGKCDVVMCCLPHGASAETVHALVQHDVRVIDFSADFRLSSLEVYEKWYGVKHPWPERVGKTVYGMPEFFADEIATADVVANPGCYPTSAILPLSPLVKSGLIETTDIIVDSKSGVSGAGRSAKVATLYCETNESIAAYAVGSHRHGPEINDLVSRIAGAPVQTLFTPHLTPMDRGILSTIYVRKNGHSVDEMMQCLRDQYAGSPFVNVVDHLPATKHVAGTNYVQMTVRDCGDRAVLVCVIDNLAKGASGAAIQNMNVMFGKPETMGLA
- a CDS encoding CPBP family intramembrane glutamic endopeptidase; translation: MNPYHATDEHAGEFEEPILATLVNPLPDNHPDGSPVRPRWWTTLVVIAASGAAFLFASTVLALAAVWIVYGEVSFEILGSAATMATLFESRWGLLLLFVMPQFALVAVPLAAARLSPEPMTRRLGLVRGTWPTWAWIGSALATPLVGLVSGILVGLFLEESDGLKEMSGVFRIHGQNGFLVPLALMIGATPAICEEILFRGYIQTRLVRSFSPLVGGFVASFLFAAFHMDLVHVVAVFPMGVFLGIVSYRSGSLFPAMLGHFVNNVISVVMIVMSPEDETDVLAAPAIAVTLSILVVGILGMAATVAAAVMYGPPGIGDSVALGATPLPNSSSDGDR